Proteins found in one Kiloniellales bacterium genomic segment:
- a CDS encoding EscU/YscU/HrcU family type III secretion system export apparatus switch protein: protein MALRDERAGPGAPRILAKGQGKVAEQILEIAFARGIKVRTDASLAEVLAAIDVDSEIPVQALAAVAEILTHVYRANGAAPSPGDAEPGAAAAEPETPGAGAPPGGEAP from the coding sequence GTGGCCCTGCGCGACGAGCGGGCCGGCCCCGGCGCACCGCGCATCCTGGCAAAGGGCCAGGGCAAGGTGGCCGAGCAGATCCTCGAGATCGCCTTTGCGCGCGGCATCAAGGTACGGACCGACGCGAGCCTCGCCGAGGTGCTGGCGGCGATCGACGTCGACAGCGAGATCCCGGTCCAGGCGCTGGCCGCGGTCGCCGAGATCCTGACCCACGTCTACCGGGCGAACGGCGCGGCGCCGAGCCCGGGGGACGCCGAGCCCGGCGCGGCGGCCGCCGAGCCCGAGACACCGGGCGCCGGCGCGCCGCCGGGCGGAGAGGCGCCGTGA
- a CDS encoding flagellar biosynthetic protein FliO, whose amino-acid sequence MSELPLYLNFVMALAFVLGLIGVAAWLARRFGLAGRLAHRAGPSHRLAVVEVMPLDTRRKLVLLRRDESEYLVLLGPERDLLLDGALPQRAGVEGAAAE is encoded by the coding sequence GTGAGCGAGCTTCCGCTCTATCTCAATTTCGTGATGGCCCTGGCCTTCGTGCTCGGCCTGATCGGCGTGGCCGCCTGGCTGGCCCGGCGCTTCGGCCTGGCCGGCCGGCTGGCCCACCGCGCCGGGCCGTCGCACCGGCTCGCGGTGGTCGAGGTCATGCCGCTGGACACCCGGCGCAAGCTCGTCCTGCTGCGGCGCGACGAGAGCGAATACCTCGTGCTGCTCGGGCCTGAACGGGATCTGCTGCTCGACGGCGCGCTGCCCCAGCGCGCGGGCGTTGAGGGAGCCGCGGCGGAATGA